Proteins encoded within one genomic window of Candidatus Zixiibacteriota bacterium:
- a CDS encoding S8 family serine peptidase, which produces MTTARKILPSMLLTITTLILTALTSAVAVAGPAPLKRQVMPKPKYEKLTANINSDYIVLKLAEGIGQPNLNGRQFDRTGTEWNKLNAIIASSDKAAAIRPHFSLDRNILNNLRARGSARIGTPLPDLSLYYRLELTHALDNPGKIKIIEELNTLGIVEIAYFPPVPEPASVDDVKLTPMWESQQYYLQPAPTGLDAYYAWSLGNKGAGVKVIDIEGNWIQTHEDLHGGTDNFHIAGTKINDADWWNHGTAVLGEIAADSNSFGMTGIAFNVDLGTISVGSMSTADALTTAINNSDSGDVFLIELHAAGPHYNFETVSGQDGYVAMEYWQDTFDAILYASSLGRIVCEAAGNGKEDYDDTSIYGYLFDPSYRWSGAVMIGASDSDHWPASFTNYGQRVDVHAFGTWDVYTLGYGDLYGTSDNDYYTGTFAGTSSASPIITGAVALLQELHKTTHGRILYEDEMHTLLTDYSTPQQTSSKHIGPLPDLRGSTDQILGVAFTADTTIGWAPFDVSFEATSGLSVDTWSWSFGDGSAAATQNAAHQYTERGRYDVSIQIDAGGDIRTANRLKYITVLADSLWADTVDINELSGPVVITVYAANSVPLTDIKVPVEYFGDILLDYDSISTVGCRTDYFEEAYQSNFTGDGRMTFRLISSLSHTSPELEPGVGPILKIYFTLGGTPSTNQTTPIVLDGYGTNYMPTFEGSLVDFQPWTFDGAVILPSCCQGIRGNINDDPDEIIDITDLVYLVQYMFQSGPVPPCMKEANVNGDIFEEIAIDDLIYLVTYMFNDGPEPAICF; this is translated from the coding sequence ATGACCACCGCGCGCAAGATTCTCCCGTCAATGTTACTGACGATTACCACCCTTATCCTCACTGCCCTGACCTCAGCGGTTGCCGTTGCTGGACCGGCTCCACTCAAGCGTCAGGTAATGCCCAAACCGAAATACGAAAAACTTACCGCCAATATCAACTCGGACTATATTGTCCTCAAACTGGCCGAGGGAATCGGTCAACCCAACCTCAACGGCCGGCAGTTCGACCGCACCGGGACGGAATGGAACAAACTCAACGCGATCATCGCCTCCTCCGACAAAGCTGCCGCTATTCGCCCGCACTTCTCGTTGGACCGCAACATCTTGAATAATCTCCGCGCTCGTGGTTCGGCCCGCATCGGCACACCGCTTCCCGATCTTAGCCTTTATTATCGGTTGGAACTGACGCATGCACTCGACAATCCCGGCAAGATAAAGATAATCGAGGAGCTGAACACCCTCGGGATCGTCGAGATAGCTTATTTTCCGCCGGTGCCGGAACCGGCATCGGTTGATGATGTCAAGCTCACCCCTATGTGGGAATCACAGCAGTATTATCTGCAACCTGCTCCGACCGGGCTGGATGCTTATTACGCCTGGTCGCTTGGCAACAAAGGCGCCGGGGTTAAAGTAATCGACATCGAAGGGAACTGGATTCAGACCCATGAAGACCTTCACGGCGGCACGGACAATTTCCATATCGCCGGGACCAAGATCAACGACGCGGACTGGTGGAACCACGGCACCGCCGTCCTGGGTGAAATCGCCGCCGATTCGAACAGCTTCGGCATGACCGGAATCGCTTTTAACGTCGACCTCGGTACTATCTCAGTAGGCTCCATGAGTACCGCCGATGCGCTCACCACCGCTATCAACAACTCCGATTCCGGAGATGTCTTTCTGATCGAGCTGCATGCGGCCGGACCGCATTACAATTTCGAAACGGTCAGCGGCCAGGATGGTTATGTCGCCATGGAATACTGGCAGGACACTTTCGACGCTATCCTCTACGCTTCTTCGCTGGGAAGGATCGTGTGTGAAGCAGCCGGTAACGGCAAGGAGGACTACGACGATACCAGTATCTACGGCTATCTGTTCGATCCTTCCTATCGCTGGTCCGGAGCGGTTATGATTGGAGCTTCCGACAGCGATCACTGGCCCGCCTCATTCACCAACTACGGGCAGCGTGTCGATGTCCATGCCTTTGGGACCTGGGATGTCTACACCCTTGGCTACGGCGACCTCTACGGTACGAGCGATAATGATTACTACACCGGGACTTTCGCGGGCACTTCCAGCGCTTCGCCGATCATTACCGGCGCGGTGGCTTTATTGCAGGAACTGCATAAAACCACCCACGGTCGCATCCTCTATGAGGATGAAATGCACACTCTCCTGACCGATTATTCCACCCCGCAACAAACCTCCTCTAAACATATCGGACCGCTCCCGGACCTGCGGGGCTCGACCGACCAGATTCTGGGGGTAGCCTTCACCGCCGACACCACTATCGGCTGGGCGCCGTTCGATGTCTCTTTTGAAGCCACTTCCGGCCTTAGCGTTGACACCTGGTCCTGGAGTTTCGGCGACGGCAGCGCTGCCGCCACTCAGAATGCCGCCCACCAATACACCGAACGCGGGCGGTACGATGTCTCTATCCAGATCGATGCCGGCGGCGATATCCGCACCGCCAATCGTCTGAAATATATCACCGTGTTGGCCGACTCTCTATGGGCCGATACGGTTGATATCAACGAACTGTCCGGACCGGTCGTGATTACCGTTTACGCCGCCAACAGCGTTCCGTTGACCGACATTAAGGTGCCGGTCGAGTATTTCGGTGATATCCTGTTGGATTATGACTCGATTTCCACCGTCGGCTGCCGCACCGATTATTTCGAGGAAGCCTATCAGAGCAACTTCACCGGCGACGGTCGCATGACTTTCCGGCTGATTTCATCGCTCAGCCATACTTCCCCCGAACTGGAACCGGGGGTGGGACCGATCTTGAAAATCTACTTCACCCTGGGCGGCACTCCCTCGACAAACCAGACAACACCGATCGTCCTGGACGGCTACGGCACCAACTATATGCCGACTTTCGAGGGAAGTCTCGTAGATTTCCAACCCTGGACATTCGACGGCGCTGTAATTCTGCCAAGCTGTTGTCAGGGGATCCGGGGGAACATCAACGATGACCCGGATGAGATTATTGACATTACGGATTTGGTTTATCTCGTGCAGTATATGTTCCAGAGCGGACCGGTACCGCCTTGTATGAAAGAAGCCAACGTTAACGGCGACATTTTCGAAGAGATCGCGATTGACGATCTTATCTACCTCGTGACTTACATGTTCAACGATGGTCCCGAACCGGCGATCTGCTTCTGA
- a CDS encoding pitrilysin family protein: MNKKSFVLILSLLFAAILVGQAGAVDVDAMKFPKLNKVNIPDIEKITLDNGLRLYLLDDPSLPLFHVAVRMNLGSYLEPAEKVGLAEMCGSLIRSGGTSKWTGDEIDQMLEDVGGMVETSIDVTSGQARVNMLSDYSDMGLEVLADVLLHPVFAEDKIDLARVQATSAISRRNDDIMTLTRHEWIKLVYGPASPYARQPEYATINAITREDLVNYHDQWFHPENMQIAIWGDIDRDEIIAKVKELFGNWQRGDITVPSLPPVDFKAKPGVYYAPKLDAAQSTVRMGHLGGLYTDPDYAQTLVINSILNGTFGSRITDNVRTRLGLAYSAAGNIITNYTYPGYFFCYASTKPQSTVQAAREMIKQIRSMQTDPPTDKEMRKGKDGYLNSFVFKFDRKDEVIQRLMTYDFYGISDDFLDKEKQGVENATAESVLEASKTFLKPEDMVILIVGKGTEFDEPLENLDYGPVDTVDITIPAPVDNSELAITPENIEVGTGLLNEAVAAAGGVEAFKNIENMTIKGKLVFHMGPQSMPGTVEEITLLPDKSKSVVHLGPYEIVSIRDGAVGWKKNPPAGAVEDFTEDDIKDSDEELLRTTSVIFAHLDQPYYRAVYEADEDIDGEPIQWIALVGDDDNVICRLGLDTDKNVRCVKYWGQTMTGEGMLLRKIETFGTVNGMTFPIKSVTSQAGQVIQEVEITERLINTDIPAGTFAKPE, encoded by the coding sequence ATGAATAAGAAGAGTTTCGTTTTAATCCTTAGCCTCCTGTTTGCGGCCATCCTGGTCGGGCAGGCAGGCGCTGTGGATGTTGATGCTATGAAGTTTCCCAAACTCAATAAAGTCAACATCCCCGATATCGAGAAGATCACCCTGGACAACGGTCTCCGGCTGTATCTGCTCGATGATCCCTCGTTGCCGCTTTTCCACGTCGCAGTCCGCATGAACCTCGGCAGCTATCTTGAACCGGCCGAGAAGGTTGGACTGGCCGAGATGTGTGGATCACTGATTCGCAGCGGTGGTACTTCCAAATGGACCGGCGATGAGATCGATCAGATGCTGGAAGATGTCGGCGGTATGGTGGAGACATCGATAGATGTTACTTCGGGTCAGGCCCGAGTTAACATGCTCAGCGACTACTCCGACATGGGACTTGAAGTCCTCGCCGACGTACTACTCCATCCGGTTTTTGCCGAAGATAAAATCGATCTGGCCCGGGTACAAGCCACCAGTGCTATTTCCCGCCGTAACGACGACATCATGACCCTGACTCGTCACGAGTGGATCAAACTCGTCTACGGCCCGGCTTCCCCCTACGCTCGCCAGCCGGAGTATGCCACCATTAACGCCATCACCCGCGAGGATTTGGTTAATTACCACGATCAATGGTTCCATCCCGAGAATATGCAGATCGCTATCTGGGGCGACATCGATCGCGATGAGATCATTGCCAAAGTGAAGGAATTGTTTGGCAATTGGCAGCGTGGCGACATAACCGTTCCATCGCTTCCGCCGGTTGACTTCAAAGCCAAACCGGGTGTCTATTATGCTCCCAAACTGGACGCTGCTCAGTCAACCGTCCGCATGGGTCACCTCGGCGGGCTTTACACCGATCCGGACTATGCCCAGACATTGGTTATCAACAGCATCCTCAACGGTACTTTCGGTAGCCGCATCACCGACAACGTTCGCACACGTCTGGGATTGGCTTATTCAGCCGCGGGTAATATCATCACCAACTACACTTATCCCGGTTATTTCTTTTGTTATGCCTCCACTAAACCACAAAGTACGGTTCAGGCTGCCCGTGAAATGATCAAGCAGATCCGGTCGATGCAAACCGATCCCCCGACCGATAAAGAGATGCGCAAGGGTAAGGATGGTTATCTCAACAGCTTCGTGTTTAAATTCGACAGGAAAGATGAAGTAATCCAGCGTCTTATGACCTACGATTTCTACGGCATTAGCGATGACTTCCTGGATAAAGAGAAACAGGGAGTCGAAAATGCTACCGCCGAATCCGTACTTGAAGCCTCAAAAACATTTCTTAAACCTGAGGATATGGTCATCCTGATCGTCGGCAAAGGCACTGAGTTTGACGAACCGCTGGAGAACCTCGACTATGGACCGGTTGATACCGTGGACATCACCATTCCGGCTCCGGTTGACAACTCGGAACTGGCTATCACACCGGAGAATATCGAGGTCGGCACCGGCCTCTTGAACGAAGCGGTTGCCGCCGCCGGCGGCGTTGAAGCCTTTAAAAACATCGAGAATATGACTATCAAAGGCAAACTGGTTTTTCACATGGGCCCGCAGAGCATGCCGGGTACTGTTGAAGAGATCACCTTGCTTCCCGACAAATCAAAGTCGGTTGTTCACCTCGGTCCTTACGAAATAGTGTCTATCCGCGACGGTGCTGTCGGCTGGAAAAAGAACCCGCCGGCCGGCGCCGTAGAGGACTTTACCGAAGATGACATCAAGGATTCCGACGAAGAATTGCTTCGTACCACTTCGGTCATCTTTGCCCATCTCGATCAGCCTTATTATCGGGCTGTTTATGAAGCGGATGAGGACATTGACGGCGAGCCGATTCAGTGGATCGCTCTGGTCGGTGATGACGACAACGTCATCTGCCGCCTGGGCCTCGACACTGACAAGAACGTTCGTTGTGTCAAATACTGGGGCCAAACCATGACCGGTGAAGGCATGTTGCTGCGCAAAATCGAGACCTTCGGAACGGTCAACGGCATGACCTTCCCCATCAAGTCGGTTACCTCCCAGGCGGGTCAGGTAATTCAGGAGGTTGAAATCACCGAACGCCTGATTAACACCGATATCCCCGCCGGAACATTCGCCAAACCGGAATAA
- the glgP gene encoding alpha-glucan family phosphorylase — MQVKQFLVLPKLPERISVLQELAQNVWYSWNWELVRLFIRLDPDMWEACYQNPVKMLARLPQETLERAADDDGFVASLERVERRFREYLQVKKWYEHNYQQNGRRDRVAYFSLEYGLDTGLPVYSGGLGVLSGDTLKSASDMGLPVVAIGLMYRYGYFRQFLSSDGWQQERYEENDWYHMPVQQVKDKDGRPLRVSVELDGTPVQLQVWKVPVGVIPLYLLDANIPENSTKSREITSVLYGGDKDMRIRQEIVLGIGGVRALKAMGHEPEVYHLNEGHSWFLTLERIKNLMQEQHLSFSEASQFVWSTTVFTTHTPVPAGNERFDPVLCHRYLAGLISELGISWKDFLALGRIIPDDEKETFCMTVAALKMSAFSNGVSQLHGQVSRDMWHNIWPNLPRDEVPIKAITNGVHTSSWLSHDIKELMESYFGASYSSPTSTVNVWDQIHKIPDAELWRIHNRRRERLVFFARKRLRQQLIRRGASQMVIQQADQLLDPQVLTIGFARRFSTYKRGNLLFSDVERLSRIINDSRRPVQIIISGKAHPLDNPGKEIIKELIGRATQEEFRNRVIFLEDYDINVARYLVQGADVWLNNPRRPQEASGTSGMKAAMNGVLNLSILDGWWVEGYSDETGFKIGNGEEYDNIETQDHLESEMLYSTIEREIVPVFYDRNEIGLPTRWIAKMKASIKMAGSRFSTQRMMVDYVRDTYRPAIEAAERMRANDFILTREVTKWLDKLNANWDKINIVDVSVPEVGGTLFVGQRFPLTIKVRLGEIAPSDVQIQIVSGRLNSQEQILHSQPIRATLDESAGSSDGVYAFTGEVICRESGRFGITARIVPENPNLPHTIKPKLIQWW; from the coding sequence ATGCAAGTTAAACAATTTCTTGTCCTCCCCAAACTCCCGGAACGAATTAGCGTTCTGCAGGAATTGGCCCAAAACGTTTGGTATTCCTGGAACTGGGAACTGGTCAGACTCTTCATCCGACTCGATCCCGACATGTGGGAAGCGTGCTATCAAAATCCGGTTAAGATGTTAGCTCGTCTGCCACAAGAGACATTGGAGCGAGCTGCAGATGATGACGGATTTGTTGCTTCTCTGGAACGAGTCGAGCGCAGATTCCGTGAATATCTACAAGTCAAAAAATGGTATGAACATAACTACCAGCAAAACGGCAGACGAGATCGCGTCGCTTATTTCTCACTGGAATACGGCCTTGATACGGGTTTGCCGGTTTATTCGGGTGGTCTGGGCGTGCTGTCAGGCGATACCCTGAAATCCGCCTCGGACATGGGGCTTCCGGTAGTAGCGATCGGCCTGATGTATCGCTACGGTTATTTTCGTCAGTTCCTGTCCAGCGACGGCTGGCAACAGGAACGATATGAAGAAAATGACTGGTATCACATGCCGGTACAACAGGTAAAGGATAAGGATGGACGGCCGTTGCGCGTTTCAGTCGAACTTGACGGAACTCCCGTTCAACTTCAGGTCTGGAAAGTGCCTGTAGGCGTCATTCCCCTCTACCTTCTTGACGCCAATATCCCCGAAAACTCCACCAAGAGCCGTGAGATCACCTCAGTGCTATACGGCGGCGACAAAGATATGCGTATCCGCCAGGAAATCGTACTGGGAATTGGTGGCGTACGAGCTTTGAAGGCGATGGGGCACGAGCCTGAGGTTTACCACCTCAATGAAGGTCATTCCTGGTTTCTGACTCTTGAACGAATCAAAAACCTGATGCAGGAACAACACCTGTCGTTCTCCGAGGCTTCACAGTTTGTCTGGTCGACCACCGTATTCACTACCCACACCCCGGTCCCGGCCGGCAACGAGCGTTTCGATCCGGTTCTCTGCCATCGCTACCTGGCTGGTCTGATTTCCGAATTGGGTATATCCTGGAAAGATTTCCTTGCCCTCGGGCGCATTATCCCCGACGACGAAAAAGAAACCTTCTGCATGACCGTGGCCGCGCTTAAAATGTCCGCTTTTAGCAACGGTGTCTCGCAACTGCACGGCCAGGTTTCACGTGATATGTGGCATAACATTTGGCCCAATCTGCCGCGCGATGAAGTGCCTATAAAGGCTATTACCAACGGGGTCCATACCTCGAGCTGGCTCTCACACGACATTAAGGAACTGATGGAATCGTATTTCGGCGCATCCTACTCCAGCCCCACCAGTACCGTAAACGTCTGGGATCAAATTCATAAAATACCTGACGCCGAACTCTGGCGAATTCACAATCGACGCCGGGAACGCCTGGTGTTTTTCGCCCGTAAGAGACTTCGCCAGCAATTGATTCGTCGGGGAGCTTCACAAATGGTGATTCAGCAAGCGGACCAGTTACTGGACCCGCAGGTGCTCACCATCGGTTTCGCCCGTCGTTTTTCGACTTACAAACGCGGCAACCTGCTCTTCAGCGATGTCGAGCGCCTCTCCCGCATTATCAACGATTCGCGCCGTCCCGTCCAGATCATCATTTCGGGCAAAGCCCACCCTCTGGACAATCCCGGCAAAGAAATCATCAAGGAATTGATCGGACGGGCGACCCAGGAAGAATTCCGTAATCGGGTTATCTTCCTCGAAGATTACGACATTAATGTTGCCCGCTATTTAGTCCAGGGCGCTGATGTCTGGCTCAACAACCCTCGCCGCCCACAGGAAGCCTCCGGGACCTCGGGGATGAAGGCCGCCATGAACGGTGTTCTCAATTTGTCCATTCTCGATGGCTGGTGGGTTGAGGGGTACAGTGATGAGACCGGCTTCAAAATCGGCAACGGTGAAGAATACGACAATATCGAAACCCAGGACCACCTCGAGTCTGAGATGCTCTACAGCACCATTGAGCGAGAGATTGTCCCGGTGTTTTACGATCGCAATGAAATCGGTTTGCCTACCCGGTGGATCGCCAAGATGAAGGCCTCAATCAAAATGGCCGGATCACGCTTCTCCACCCAGCGTATGATGGTCGACTATGTCCGGGATACCTATCGTCCCGCCATCGAGGCTGCGGAGAGAATGCGGGCCAACGATTTTATTCTGACTCGCGAGGTAACCAAGTGGCTTGACAAGTTAAACGCCAACTGGGATAAGATCAATATCGTCGATGTCTCCGTCCCTGAAGTGGGCGGGACCCTTTTCGTCGGTCAGCGCTTCCCCCTGACGATCAAGGTTCGGCTGGGAGAAATTGCCCCGAGCGACGTACAGATACAGATCGTTTCCGGTCGACTCAATTCTCAGGAACAAATCCTGCATAGTCAGCCGATCCGCGCGACTCTCGATGAATCAGCCGGCTCTTCCGACGGCGTTTATGCCTTTACCGGCGAAGTGATCTGTCGTGAATCCGGGAGATTCGGCATTACCGCCCGTATCGTTCCTGAAAATCCCAATCTACCCCATACGATTAAACCCAAGTTGATCCAATGGTGGTAA
- a CDS encoding pitrilysin family protein, with amino-acid sequence MRNATVRLAVLTAVLFVLSTATAFSFDFSKLEESVSETTLDNGLKIIVMERHDAPVVSCVTYANVGGVDDPKEYTGIAHMLEHMAFKGTTTTGTTDIDKELAAMKIEDSIWLLLRAERKMGLRADSAKLQELEAAFAEAQENAKQYVKDDAWHGLMEEQGAVGINAGTGKDQTSYIMNLPSNKLELWMAMESDRFINPVFREMYQERNVVAEERRQSLENNPVMRAIDAMVSTAFSAHPYGVTIIGHMSDIQNYSRQAVEDYFHKYYVASNLIVAIVGDVKPKEVFKLAEKYWGKLPNRPAPERVATIEPEQKGEKIVTLQDPAQPLFGVAWHVPEYIHPDWPALEAAVDYLGQGRTSLLYKSLVKDNKAASSAGVFLGWPGNKYPCLAFAYGFPNPGVSPDSCVDLTLIEVERLKNELLAPEEVEAIKTRAKAQFVNQLTSNLGMAQNLASYQNDWGDWHMLFKELDRINGVTAEDIQRVAQKYFTKENRTVAKLYTTES; translated from the coding sequence ATGCGTAATGCGACCGTACGACTGGCAGTATTAACTGCCGTGCTGTTCGTTTTGTCGACCGCCACCGCGTTCAGCTTCGATTTCAGCAAGCTGGAGGAATCGGTCTCCGAAACGACGCTTGACAACGGACTTAAGATCATCGTGATGGAACGCCACGATGCTCCCGTCGTTTCGTGTGTGACTTATGCCAACGTGGGTGGAGTCGATGATCCCAAGGAATATACCGGCATCGCTCACATGCTCGAGCACATGGCTTTCAAAGGTACCACCACAACCGGTACTACCGACATCGACAAAGAACTCGCGGCGATGAAAATCGAGGACTCCATCTGGCTTCTCCTGAGGGCTGAACGCAAAATGGGGCTTCGTGCCGACTCGGCCAAACTGCAGGAACTGGAAGCAGCCTTTGCCGAAGCACAGGAGAATGCCAAGCAGTACGTCAAGGATGATGCCTGGCACGGTCTCATGGAGGAACAAGGCGCGGTCGGTATCAATGCCGGTACCGGTAAGGATCAGACCAGCTATATTATGAACCTTCCCTCCAATAAACTTGAGCTTTGGATGGCCATGGAGTCCGATCGTTTCATTAATCCGGTCTTCCGCGAGATGTACCAGGAACGCAACGTCGTGGCCGAAGAACGCCGCCAGAGCCTCGAAAACAACCCGGTCATGCGGGCTATCGATGCTATGGTTTCAACCGCCTTCAGCGCTCATCCATACGGCGTCACTATCATCGGCCACATGTCCGATATCCAGAATTACAGCCGTCAGGCCGTTGAGGATTATTTCCATAAATACTATGTCGCTTCGAACTTGATTGTTGCCATCGTAGGCGATGTGAAACCCAAGGAAGTATTCAAGCTGGCCGAAAAATACTGGGGTAAACTGCCTAACCGTCCCGCCCCGGAGCGCGTTGCCACGATCGAACCGGAGCAAAAAGGCGAAAAGATCGTCACTCTCCAGGATCCGGCTCAGCCGTTGTTCGGTGTTGCCTGGCACGTACCGGAATATATCCATCCGGACTGGCCCGCCCTTGAAGCCGCCGTTGACTATCTCGGTCAGGGACGGACATCGCTCCTGTACAAGAGCCTCGTGAAAGACAACAAAGCCGCCTCTTCCGCAGGTGTTTTCCTCGGTTGGCCCGGCAATAAATATCCCTGCCTGGCTTTCGCCTACGGTTTCCCGAATCCCGGTGTCAGCCCCGATAGCTGTGTCGATCTTACCCTCATTGAAGTGGAACGTCTGAAAAACGAATTGCTCGCTCCGGAAGAAGTCGAGGCGATAAAAACACGCGCCAAAGCTCAATTCGTTAACCAGCTCACCTCCAACCTGGGCATGGCTCAAAACCTGGCCAGTTATCAGAACGACTGGGGTGACTGGCACATGCTCTTTAAAGAGCTCGATCGCATCAACGGCGTCACGGCCGAAGATATCCAGCGGGTCGCTCAGAAATACTTCACTAAAGAGAATCGTACTGTAGCCAAGCTCTACACCACAGAGAGCTGA